The Medicago truncatula cultivar Jemalong A17 chromosome 4, MtrunA17r5.0-ANR, whole genome shotgun sequence genome includes a region encoding these proteins:
- the LOC120575841 gene encoding triphosphate tunnel metalloenzyme 3: protein MEVEVKLRLPNADSYHRVTTLLSPFHVITHRQHNLFFDGAGSELSSRRAILRLRFYGDDERCVVSLKAKAVLVDGVSRVEEDEEDLDPKIGRDCVDEPGKLGLVESRIMGRVKEEFGVVGENGFVGLGGFKNVRNVYDWKGLKLEVDETHFDFGTLFEIECESSDPEEAKRILEEFLKENGIDYSYSVASKFAIFRAGKLP from the coding sequence ATGGAGGTTGAAGTCAAGCTTCGTCTCCCAAACGCAGATTCTTATCACCGTGTCACTACTTTGCTTTCTCCCTTCCACGTTATCACTCATCGTCAACATAATCTCTTCTTCGACGGCGCTGGATCGGAACTCTCTTCTCGTCGCGCTATTCTTCGGCTACGATTCTACGGTGACGATGAACGGTGTGTTGTTTCGTTGAAAGCAAAGGCGGTTCTGGTTGATGGTGTGAGTCgtgttgaagaagatgaggagGATTTGGATCCGAAGATTGGTCGAGATTGTGTTGATGAACCGGGGAAATTGGGGTTGGTGGAGTCGAGGATTATGGGGAGGGTGAAGGAGGAATTTGGGGTGGTGGGTGAAAATGGGTTTGTGGGTTTGGGAGGTTTTAAGAATGTGAGGAATGTTTATGATTGGAAAGGTTTGAAATTGGAAGTGGATGAGACTCATTTTGATTTTGGAACTTTGTTTGAGATTGAATGTGAAAGTTCTGATCCTGAAGAAGCCAAACGCATTCTTGAGGAGTTCTTGAAGGAGAATGGAATTGATTATTCATACTCTGTTGCTtctaaatttgcaatttttcgAGCTGGGAAATTGCCATAG
- the LOC120579979 gene encoding triphosphate tunnel metalloenzyme 3, translating into MEVEVKLRLANAEAHRQVTALLSPFHVITHHQHNHFFDGAASELSSRRATLRFRFYNDDERCVVSLKAKGVLVNGVRRVEEDEEDLDPKIGRDCVDEPGKLLGFVDSRIMGRVKEEFGVVGKNGFVGLGDFRNVRNVYEWKGLKLEVDETGFDFGTLFEIECESSDPEEAKRILEEFLKENEIDYSYSVASKFSIFRSGKLP; encoded by the coding sequence ATGGAAGTGGAAGTAAAGCTACGTCTCGCAAACGCCGAAGCTCATCGCCAAGTCACCGCTTTGCTCTCTCCCTTCCACGTCATCACCCATCATCAACACAACCACTTCTTCGACGGCGCCGCCTCTGAACTCTCTTCTCGTCGAGCCACACTTCGTTTCCGATTCTATAATGATGATGAACGGTGTGTCGTTTCACTTAAAGCAAAAGGGGTTCTAGTCAACGGCGTGCGTCGTGTAGAGGAAGACGAGGAAGATTTGGATCCGAAGATTGGTCGAGATTGCGTTGATGAACCGGGGAAGTTGTTGGGTTTTGTGGATTCCAGGATTATGGGGAGAGTGAAGGAGGAATTTGGGGTGGTTGGTAAAAATGGGTTTGTGGGTTTAGGGGATTTTAGGAATGTGAGGAATGTTTATGAATGGAAAGGTTTGAAATTGGAAGTAGATGAAACTGGTTTTGATTTTGGGACTTTGTTTGAGATTGAGTGTGAGAGTTCTGATCCTGAAGAAGCTAAACGGATTCTGGAGGAGTTTTTGAAGGAGAATGAAATTGATTATTCATACTCTGTTGCTTCTAAATTCTCAATTTTTCGATCTGGGAAATTGCCATAG
- the LOC11438184 gene encoding protein S-acyltransferase 24, which produces MSSEIEVVEEVQSRRDQQSPPSSSSSSSAVVDEVASRNDVYTAAAYGDLEKLHRLVEIEGCLVNEPDGLGYYALQWAALNNRTAAAQYIIEHGGDVNATDHSGQTALHWSAVRGAIQVAELLLQEGARVNAADMNGYQITHVAAQYGQTAFLYYVISKWNADPDAPDKDGRCPLHWAAYKGFADCIRLLLFLDAHRGRPDKDGTTPLHWAAMRGNLEACTVLVQAGKKEDLVVTDISGLTPAQLASDRKHRQVAFFLGNARMLLDKSFDSNSRLGKISKLGLAPVLWCIIFVLLVTYIHSVILATNMPKLTASAGLFAWFGVLLATVGLVMFYRCSSKDPGYIRTNGHDTQNMKDDEPLLKIEKNNPALLAGNWSQLCATCKIVRPLRAKHCSTCDRCVEQFDHHCPWVSNCIGKKNKWDFFAFLILEVSAMLVTGGVCLTRVLTDPLAPSSFGAWINYAGKNHIGAISFLIADFFLFFGVFALTAVQASQISRNITTNEMANALRYSYLRGPGGRFRNPYDHGIKKNCSDFLINGYNEDLEYVEESGNSEEGLGMMHMARGSTITNGDSHSHSDHANGNGNGHVVINVDSNSTNSKTHHGHSNGHVHSSHCSHSNQGKTRNDSIPVGLGLGLGRNTRSVSS; this is translated from the exons ATGTCTTCCGAGATCGAGGTCGTCGAGGAGGTTCAATCTCGCCGCGATCAACAATCGCCaccgtcatcatcatcatcatcttccgCCGTCGTCGACGAAGTCGCCAGCCGGAACGACGTGTACACTGCCGCGGCTTATGGGGATTTGGAGAAGCTACATAGATTGGTGGAGATTGAAGGTTGTCTTGTTAACGAGCCTGATGGTTTGGGTTACTACGCTCTTCAGTGGGCTGCTCTTAATAACCGCACTGCTGCTGCTCAGTACATTATTGAG CATGGTGGAGATGTAAATGCAACAGATCATTCTGGCCAGACAGCATTGCATTGGAGTGCGGTTCGGGGTGCTATTCAGGTTGCAGAGCTATTACTCCAAGAGGGTGCTCGAGTGAACGCTGCTGACATGAATGGGTATCAG ATAACACATGTTGCTGCTCAATATGGTCAGACGGCTTTCCTTTACTATGTTATTTCAAAATGGAATGCTGACCCTGATGCTCCTGATAAAGATGGAAGATGCCCCTTGCATTG GGCTGCTTACAAAGGTTTTGCTGATTGTATACGTCTTCTGTTATTTCTTGATGCACATCGGGGGCGTCCGGATAAAGACG GTACCACTCCTCTCCATTGGGCTGCTATGCGAGGTAACTTGGAGGCCTGTACCGTGTTAGTACAGGCTGGCAAAAAGGAAGACCTGGTAGTGACTGATATTAGTGGCCTTACGCCAGCTCAACTTGCTTCTGATAGGAAACACAGACAAGTTGCTTTTTTCCTT GGAAATGCCCGAATGCTGCTTGATAAAAGCTTTGACTCTAACAGCCGCCTTGGAAAGATATCTAAATTAGGACTTGCTCCTGTACTTTGGTGCATAATTTTTGTGCTATTGGTCACCTATATTCATTCGGTCATCTTGG CAACAAATATGCCAAAGCTGACAGCATCAGCTGGCCTCTTTGCATGGTTTGGAGTGTTGCTTGCTACTGTTGGATTGGTGATGTTTTATAGGTGTAGCAG CAAGGATCCAGGTTATATCAGAACGAATGGGCATGACACTCAGAATATGAAAGATGAT GAGCCTCTTTTGAAGATTGAGAAAAATAATCCTGCTTTGCTAGCTGGAAATTGGTCCCAACTTTGTGCAACATGCAAG ATTGTCAGACCTCTTCGTGCAAAACATTGTTCTACATGTGATCGTTGTGTGGAGCAATTTGACCATCATTGTCCTTGGGTATCCAATTGCATTGGCAAG AAGAATAAATGGGATTTCTTTGCTTTTCTTATTCTTGAAGTTTCAGCAATGTTGGTTACTGGTGGAGTATGTCTTACAA GAGTACTAACTGATCCACTTGCTCCTTCTTCGTTTGGGGCATGGATTAATTATGCTGGTAAAAATCACATTGGTGCAATATCATTTCTAATTGCTgattttttcctcttcttcgGAGTGTTTGCTTTGACAGCTGTTCAGGCTAGTCAG ATATCACGCAATATTACAACAAATGAAATGGCAAATGCATTGCGGTATAGCTACCTCAGAGGTCCAGGTGGTAGATTCAGAAACCCATATGATCATGGTATCAAGAAGAACTGTTCTGATTTTTTGATCAATGGGTACAATGAAGACTTGGAGTATGTTGAAGAATCAGGTAACTCTGAGGAGGGTCTAGGAATGATGCACATGGCAAGGGGCTCAACCATAACAAATGGAGACTCACATTCTCATTCTGATCATGCCAACGGAAACGGAAATGGCCATGTTGTTATTAATGTGGATTCAAACAGTACCAACTCAAAAACACATCATGGTCATAGTAATGGTCATGTTCATTCTTCACATTGTAGTCATAGTAACCAAGGTAAAACCAGAAATGACAGCATTCCTGTGGGCTTAGGTCTTGGCCTCGGACGGAACACCAGATCTGTTTCATCCTAG